The genomic stretch AGCGCGCTCGCCGATTCCACGCGGGCGGTGAACTTCTCGCGCGCGTGGCGGGAGTTCACGTCCCACAGCCGGACGATGCCGTCGTAGCTGGCCACGGCGAGGGTGGGGCGGGCCGGCGCCCAGGCCAGGGCGCTGATCCGGTCGGCCGTGCCGGTGAGTTCGCCGGCGGCGCGGCGCCCGGCGACGTCCCAGAGCCGGACCGTACGGTCCCCGCCCCCGCTGGCGAGGGTGTGGCTGTCGCTGCTGAAGGCGAGTGCGTACACCGGCTGGAGGTGGCCGGTGAGCCTGGCGAGCGGCCGGTGGGTGCGCGCGTCCCACAGCCGGACCGTGCGGTCCTCGCCGGCCGAGGCCAGCACCTTTCCGTCCGGCGAGAAGGCCACCGCCGTCACGTTGCCGGAGTGTCCGGCGAGGTCGGCGACCGGACGCCGGGTGGCCACGTCCCACAGCCGGACCGCGTTGCCGGTGCTGCCGGAGGCCAGGGTGCGGCCGTCGGGGGAGAAGGACAGTGACACCACCCGGCCCACCGGGCCGGTCAGCACGGCGAGCTGGCGGCGGTGCACGACGTCCCACAGGCGTACGGTGCTGTCGTCCCCGGCGGTCGCCAGGATCCGGCCGTCCGGGCTGAAGGCGAGCGCGTAGACCGGGCCGACGTGGCCGATGAGGGTGCCGAGCATGTGGTTGGTGGTGGTGTCCCACAGTTTGACCGTGCGGTCCACCGAACCGGTGGCCAGCGTACGGCCGTCCCGGCTGAAGGCCACCGCGTTCACGGCGCCGGTGTGCTCGGTGAACTGGTTGGCGCGGTAGGCGGCGTAGGCGCTGAGCAGGCTGCCGCGGGCCTCGGCCGTCGGCGCCTGCCGGTAGCCGTACAGCGCGGTCAGCGCCGCCGCCTGGGGCTGCTCCCGGCGCAGCTCGCCGGCCTCCGCCGCGTACTGGCGGGACACCGCGATCCGGCGCTGCGCCTCGGCGTCCGCCTGCTGCTGGAAGGCGAGGCCCGCCGCGATCAGGGCGAGCACGAGGAGGGCGCCGAGCGTCGCGGTCAGCCAGCGCGCGCGCCGGCCCCGCCGCCGGTCGGCGCGGGTCGCGCTGTGCAGGAAGTCCGCCTCCAGGGCGTTGAGGGCGGAGCCGTGCGCGCGGGCCCAGGACTGCGCGCCGGCCAGCTGCGCGCCCCGGTACAGCGCGCCGGCGTCCCGGCCCAGTTCGTGCCACGCCTCGGCGGCGGCGGTGAGCCTGCGGTGGGTCCGCAGGGCCTCCCGGTCCTCGTCGAGCCAGTGCCGCAGCCGGGGCCAGGCGCGGATGACGGCCTCGTGGGCGACCTCGACCGTGCTGTCGGACAGCACGATCAGCCGGGCGTCGGCCAGCTTGCGCAGCAGCCCGTCGATCTCGTGCGGGTCGGCCAGGCCGTCCAGTTCGCGGCGGAAGAGGCGGCGCCGGGTGTCCTCGGTGCCCTCGCCGAGCGCCGTCAGCCGCAGGAACACCGCCCGCATGACGTTGCGCTGCGCGGGCGCGGCCTCGTCGTACATCCGCTCGGCGGTCTGCGCGACGGCGCCGCGCATCCCGCCGGTGGCACGGTAGTCCGCCAGCCGCAGGGTGTCGTCGCGGCGGCGGTGCCACGCCTCCCGCATCGCGTGCCCGACCAGCGGCAGCGCGCCCGGCTGCCCGGCCGCCTCGGCGAGCACCGTCTCCAGCAGGTCCGCGTCCACCTGGACGCCGCGGCGCACGGCGGGCTCGGCGATGATGTCGCGCAGCTCGGCGCGGCTGGGCGGCCCGACGGGCAGCTGGGCAGCGGAGCGGAGCACGGCGACCAGCCCGGGGTGGGTGAAGCAGCGGGCGTAGAAGTCGGCCCGGATGCCGACGGCGACCCGGATGCGCCGGTCGCCGGAGCGGGCCAAGTCGGCCACGGCGCCGAGGAACGCGGTGCGTTCGGCCTCGTCGGCGCAGAGCGTGAAGACCTCCTCGAACTGGTCGATGACCAGCAGGGCCCGGGAGGCGTCGGACCGCCCGGCCAGCCAGGTGCGCAGGGCCAGGTCGAGGGCGGCGGGGTCCTCGTCCATGCGGCGGCGCAGGGTGGCGGCATGAGTGTCGGGGGACTCGGGGGCGGGGGCGTCGGGGGCGGGGGCGTCGGGGGCGGGCTGCCGCGGTTCGGGGCCGGGGGCGGGAACCGGCCGGGACGCAGCGGCGGGATCTGGCCGGGATGCAGCGGGGGCATCGGGCGGGGGCTCGGGAGCGCGGGCCCCGCCCTCCTCCACCGCCTCCACCGCCCCCACCGCCCTGGCCGCGTCCCCGGTCGCCGGTACCGTGTCGGCCCCCGCTCCCTCGCCGCCCCGCGGGTCCGGGCCCGTCACCAGGCGGGCCACCGCGGCCGCGAGAGCGGCGAGCGGCCGGGGGCCCGGGGTCAGCAGCGCCGGGTGCCAGTGCGCGCCGAGGTGGGGCAGCAGCCCGGCGCGCAGCAGTGAGGACTTGCCGCTGCCGGAGGCGCCGAAGACGACGGTCAGCGTGTGCTGTTCGACGCGCCCGGACAGCTCCTTGGTCAGCGTCGCGCGCCCGAAGTACTCGGCGGCGTTCGCCGCTTCGAAGGCGGCCAGGCCCGGATACGGGCAGCGCGACGTGCCCGGCCCGTCCTCGCCGGCCCCGGCGGCGGCCCGCCACCGCGCCTCCCACTCGGCCCGGTCCCCGCCGCACGCCTGGGCGTAGGCCAGGACGACGTCCAGCGTCGCCAGCCGTTCGCCCTTGGCCGCCTCCGCCAGCGTGCTGGCCGAATAGTGCGCCGTCTTGGCGAGCGTGCGGTAGCTCGGTGTCCCGGCCCGCTCCCGCAACTGCCGTAGTTCCCAGGCCAGCCGCTCCACCGGCCCGGCCTCCGGGTCCACCGGCCGTTCCGGCCGTCCCAGCCGGGGCTTGTTCTGCCCTGCCCCTGCTATGTACGCCACCTTCTTCCGCGCCCCGTGGCCGCCCCCACGGCCCGGTTCACCATTGTCCGGCTTGTTTGTCGCGGACGAGCCGTACTTTCGGACAACTCTGCGGCGTCGCAGAGTCGTGGTCTCCGGCGCCGTCGGGTGGCAAAACGGGGGTGGCGCGAGTGCGCGTGTCCTCGCGCCGTGGCTCCCGGCGCGCCGGACCGCGTCCGCGGCCGTCGTTTCGTACGACTTCGCGTCCTGTATCTCCGCACCATGGGTGCGCCGCTGTACGGGATCCGGGCGGCGGCGGGAGCGCCGAGGAGCCGGGCCATGCCGGACGAGCCTTCCTCGATGGCATCCTGGAGACGTTCTGGGCCCGGACCGGAGGGGGTGAGCCCGGTGGCCCCGAGTCCCGCCGGCCCTGAGGGCTTCGACGGCGCGCGCGGCCCCGTCAAGGACGTGGACTTCTGGTTCGATCCGGTCTGTCCGTATTCCTGGATCGCCGCGCGGTGGATACGGGAAGTGGCGCGGGTCCGCCCGGTCCGCGTCCGCCTGCGGCTGATGAGCCTTCAGGTGCTCAACGAGGGCCGGGAGGCCAACCCGGAGGACCCGGACGGCGAGTGGGACGCCTACCTGTGGGCGCCGGTGCGGGCCTGTGCCGCCGTGGAACAGCGGTACGGCCAGGCGGCCCTGGACCGCTTCTCCCTCGCCCTCGGTGTCCGGCTGCACCACCGGGGCGAGTGGGACGGGATCGAGCGCGCGCTCTCGGACGTGGGGCTGCCGCGCGAGGTGGCCGAAACGGTGTGGACGGCGGAGTACGACGCGGTGATCCGGGCCTCGCACGCGCGCGCCGTCGCCCTGGTGGGCGAGGATGTCGGTACGCCGGTCGTCGCCGTGGACGGCGTGGCCTTCTTCGGGCCGGTGGTCTCCCCCGTACCCCTGGGCGAGACGGCGGGACGGCTGTGGGACGGTGCCCTGAAGACGGCTTCCGTGCCCGGCTTCCACGAGCTGCGCCGACCGGCCGCCCCCGCACCGGACTTCGGGCCCGAGCCGGACATCGGGCCCGCACCGGACGCCGGTCCCGGGCCGGCCGTCCGAAGCCCCGACCGGCGGCGCTCCCCGGGCTCGGACCCGGGGCTTCACATCGGCCATAAGTCGGACGTCCGTCCCTCCACGGGATGACGGGCCGTTCGCGGGTGGGACTTCCGGCCGGTCCGGCTTTCGGCACTTCGGGCTGAGGTGCGCGGCACCCCGCACGATCAAGAATGGGACAGCACCGCACGTCCGGCTCCCGGGGCCTCCCCGGGAGCCGTGCGTCCGTCCGGGGCCCGGTGCCCCGTCGCATCCGCCCGTCCCCGTTCCAGGAGTTTCCCCGTGTCCCACGCGGCCGCCTTTCCCGCCCCCGCCCCGACTACGGCCGTCGCCGCCCGCGCCACCGACCTGAGCAAGGTCTACGGGCAGGGTGAGACCCGTGTGGTCGCGCTGGACCATGTGTCCGTCGAGTTCGGCCGGGCCCGCTTCACCGCGATCATGGGCCCGTCCGGGTCCGGGAAGTCCACCCTCATGCACTGCATGGCCGGACTGGACTCCATATCCTCCGGCTCCGCGCGGATCGGTGACACCGAGCTGAACGGGCTGAACGACAAGCACCTGACCCGGCTGCGCCGCGACAAGATCGGCTTCATCTTCCAGGCGTTCAACCTGCTGCCCACCCTGACCGCGCTGGAGAACATCACGCTGCCGATGGACATCGCCGGCCGCAAGCCCGACCGGCAGTGGCTGGAAAAGGTCATCCAGACCGTCGGCCTGTCCGGACGGCTCAAGCACCGCCCCGGCCAGCTCTCCGGCGGCCAGCAGCAGCGCGTCGCGGTGGCCCGCGCCCTGGCCTCCCAGCCCGAGATCATCTTCGCCGACGAGCCCACCGGCAACCTCGACTCCCGTTCCGGCGCCGAAGTCCTGGGCTTCCTGCGCGAATCGGTACGGGCGATGGACCAGACGATCGTCATGGTCACCCACGACCCGGTCGCCGCCGCCCACGCCGACCGCGTCGTCTTCCTCGCCGACGGCCGCATCGTCGAGGAGCTGTACGAGCCGACCGCGGACGCCGTCCTGGACCGGATGCGGCTGTTCGACGCCAAGAACCGCACGAGCTGACGCCCGCCGCCCCCCACCCCAGGACTGACACCACCACCATGTTCCGAACCGCCCTGCGCAACGTCCTCGCGCACAAAGCCCGTCTGATGATGACCGCGCTCGCGGTCCTCCTCGGCGTCGCCTTCGTCTCCGGCACCCTGGTCTTCAGCGACTCGGTCGGCCAGGCCGTCAAGAACGCCTCCGCCAAGAGCTTCAAGGACGTGGCCGTCTCCGTCCAGGCGGGCTCGCCGGAGAGCGGCCCCGAACCGGAGGACGCCGACGGCCGCCGCATCAGCGCCCTCGACGACAAGCTGGCCGGCCGCATCCGCGCGCTGCCCGGCGTGGCCGCCGTCCACGCCAACATCAGCGGCCGCGCCACCGTCGCCGACAAGGACAACCAGCCCATCGGCACCGACTGGCAGAACCTGGCCGCCAACTACCAGCCGGGCCCGGACGGCAAGGACAGCCGCTACCCGCTGGTCCAGGGCCGCGGCCCGGCCGCGGCCGGCGAGATCGCGCTGGACGAGGGCACCGTCAAGAAGGGCGGCCTGAAGGTCGGCGACAGCGTGCGCTTCGCCACCGACGGGCCGGCCCTCACCAAGAAGCTCGTCGGCATCGTCCACTCCGAGGACCCGAAGGTCACCGCGGGCGGCAGTCTGGCGCTGTTCGACACCGCGACCGCGCAGCAGCTGTTCACCCACCCCGGCACGTACGACGAGCTGGTGGTGTCCGCCGAGCCCGGCGCCGACGAGGCGGCACTGACCGACGCGGTCAAGAAGGTGCTGCCGAAGGACCGCGCCCAGGCGACGAGCGGCACCGCGCTGGCGGCCGAGCAGGCCCGGATGGTCGAGCGGAACAACAGCGCGCTGAGCAAGACGCTGCTGGTCTTCGCGGGCATCGCCCTGTTCGTCGGCATCTTCATCATCGCCAACACCTTCACGATGCTCATCTCCCAGCGCAGCCGCGAGATCGCGCTGATACGGGCGATCGGCGCCTCCCGCCGCCAGGTGGTGCGCTCGGTCCAGGCCGAGGCGGCCCTGCTCGGCCTGGTCTCCTCCGTCGTCGGCTTCGGCCTGGGCACCGGGATCGCGGTCGCCATGCGCGCGGTGCTCAACGCCAACGGCGCCGGCTTCCCCGACGGCCCGCTGGTCATCAGCCCGACCGCGGTGCTCTCCGCGCTCGGCGTCGGCGTGCTGGTGACGGTGCTCGCCGCCTGGCTGCCGTCCCGCAAGGCCGCGAAGATCGCTCCGGTCGAGGCGCTGAGCACGGTGGACGCGGCCCCCGCGCTGCGCGGCCTGGTCGTCCGCAACGCCATCGGCGCGGTCGTCACCGGCGTCGGCGTCGCGATCATGCTGTACGTCTCCACCCTCACCAAGAGCGACGACAGCACCCTGATGACCGCCATGGCCGGCTCGGTGCTGACCCTGACCGGCGTCATCATCCTCTCCCCGCTGCTGTCGCGGCCGCTGGTCGCGCTGGCCGGCCGGGTCACCACCCGGATCTTCGGCGTCAGCGGCAAGCTGGCCAAGGAGAACGCGCTGCGCAATCCGCGCCGTACCGCCGCCACCGCCTCGGCCCTGATGATCGGACTCACGCTGATCACCGGTATGACGGTCGCCGGCATCTCGACGCAGCGGGCGTCGGACGAGATGGCCGCCAAGGGCCTGACCGCCGACTACCAGGTCACCACGTCCAACTTCCGCGGCCTGGACCCGAAGCTGACGCGGCAGGCCGCGGCGCTGCCCGGCGTCGAGGCGGCGGTACCGCTGCGCGACACCGTCTTCGACGTGGCGGCGGACGGCGCGTTCGGCATGCTCACCGGCACCGACCTCGACCGGATCGGCAAGGTCACCGACCTGAAGTTCCGCAGCGGTTCCCTCCAGGCCGTACGGGACAGCGGCGGGATCGCGGTCTCCGCGAGCCGGGCGAAGGAGAAGGGCTGGAAGACGGGCGACATCCTCCAGGCCACCTTCCCCGCCGACGCCCGTGGTGACGTGGAGAAGCGGAAGAGCCAGAAGAAGACCCCGCTGAAGATCGTCGGCATCTACGAGGACAACCAGGCCGTCGGCGAGACGCTGGGCTCCACCCGGCTGGTCGACCCGCACCTGAAGCCCCTCAAGGACGAGAAGGTCCTGATCAAGACCGTGAACGGGCCCGAGGCCGGACTGGCGAAGGACATCCGCAAGGCCCTCGGCGACAGCCCGCTGCTGAAGGTCCAGGACCGCGACGCGCTGCGCAAGGAGAGCGCCGGCCAGATCGACACGGTGCTGAACATGGTCTACGGGCTGCTCGGCATGGCCGTGATCATCGCGGTGGTCGGTGTGGTCAACACCCTGGCGATGTCCGTCTTCGAACGCACCCGGGAGATCGGCATGCTGCGCGCCGTCGGCCTCGCCCGCAGCGGCATCAAGCAGATGGTGCGCCTCGAATCCGTGGTGATCTCCCTGTTCGGCGCGGTGCTCGGCATCGGCGTGGGCGT from Streptomyces albofaciens JCM 4342 encodes the following:
- a CDS encoding ABC transporter ATP-binding protein gives rise to the protein MSHAAAFPAPAPTTAVAARATDLSKVYGQGETRVVALDHVSVEFGRARFTAIMGPSGSGKSTLMHCMAGLDSISSGSARIGDTELNGLNDKHLTRLRRDKIGFIFQAFNLLPTLTALENITLPMDIAGRKPDRQWLEKVIQTVGLSGRLKHRPGQLSGGQQQRVAVARALASQPEIIFADEPTGNLDSRSGAEVLGFLRESVRAMDQTIVMVTHDPVAAAHADRVVFLADGRIVEELYEPTADAVLDRMRLFDAKNRTS
- a CDS encoding ABC transporter permease, producing the protein MFRTALRNVLAHKARLMMTALAVLLGVAFVSGTLVFSDSVGQAVKNASAKSFKDVAVSVQAGSPESGPEPEDADGRRISALDDKLAGRIRALPGVAAVHANISGRATVADKDNQPIGTDWQNLAANYQPGPDGKDSRYPLVQGRGPAAAGEIALDEGTVKKGGLKVGDSVRFATDGPALTKKLVGIVHSEDPKVTAGGSLALFDTATAQQLFTHPGTYDELVVSAEPGADEAALTDAVKKVLPKDRAQATSGTALAAEQARMVERNNSALSKTLLVFAGIALFVGIFIIANTFTMLISQRSREIALIRAIGASRRQVVRSVQAEAALLGLVSSVVGFGLGTGIAVAMRAVLNANGAGFPDGPLVISPTAVLSALGVGVLVTVLAAWLPSRKAAKIAPVEALSTVDAAPALRGLVVRNAIGAVVTGVGVAIMLYVSTLTKSDDSTLMTAMAGSVLTLTGVIILSPLLSRPLVALAGRVTTRIFGVSGKLAKENALRNPRRTAATASALMIGLTLITGMTVAGISTQRASDEMAAKGLTADYQVTTSNFRGLDPKLTRQAAALPGVEAAVPLRDTVFDVAADGAFGMLTGTDLDRIGKVTDLKFRSGSLQAVRDSGGIAVSASRAKEKGWKTGDILQATFPADARGDVEKRKSQKKTPLKIVGIYEDNQAVGETLGSTRLVDPHLKPLKDEKVLIKTVNGPEAGLAKDIRKALGDSPLLKVQDRDALRKESAGQIDTVLNMVYGLLGMAVIIAVVGVVNTLAMSVFERTREIGMLRAVGLARSGIKQMVRLESVVISLFGAVLGIGVGVFLAWAGGSMAAGAIPTYEMIIPWDRLGVFVAIALVVGILAAAWPARRAARLNMLESIGSE